Proteins encoded within one genomic window of Triticum aestivum cultivar Chinese Spring chromosome 2D, IWGSC CS RefSeq v2.1, whole genome shotgun sequence:
- the LOC123053225 gene encoding RNA polymerase II C-terminal domain phosphatase-like 4, with translation MSLAAESPSPSPSSSSGSDDFAALLDAELDLASAVDSASAGDPSTSPTSSDDEEDDDEDAVADVETVEQSSAKRRKVKVQYQDRETAIRPDEDSIGSSEDAQIKICPPHPGYFGGLCFRCGKRQDEEDVPGVAFGYVHKGLRLGTTEIDRLRGSDLKNLLREKKLILILDLDHTLINSTKLHDISAAENNLGIQIAASKDDPNGSLFTLEGMQMLTKLRPFVRKFLKEASNMFEMYIYTMGDKAYAIEIAKLLDPRNVYFNSKVISNSDCTQRHQKGLDMVLGAESVAVILDDTEYVWQKHKENLILMERYHYFASSCRQFGFSVKSLSELMQDERGSDGALATILDVLKRIHTIFFDLAVETALSSRDVRQVIKRVRQEVLQGCKLVFSRVFPSSSRPQDQFIWKMAEQLGAICSADVDSTITHVVAVDVGTDKARWAVKNKKILVHPRWIEASNFRWHRQQEEDFPVKVKKNEKDKENDVAAATDAANGKVKEDDVAAAATDPANEKDKEDDVAPAATDPANEKDKENDVAAAVTDSTNS, from the exons ATGAGTCTAGCAGCCGaatcgccgtcgccgtccccgtcgtcgtcgaGTGGCAGCGACGATTTCGCTGCGCTCCTAGACGCGGAGCTGGATCTCGCCTCTGCCGTCGACTCCGCCTCTGCGGGCGACCCCTCCACATCACCCACAAGCAGCGAcgacgaagaggacgacgacgaagacgcGGTGGCCGATGTAGAAACCGTGGAGCAGAGCAG TGCCAAAAGGCGTAAAGTGAAGGTGCAATACCAAGATCGAGAAACGGCAATAAGGCCTGACGAAGACTCCATTG GTTCATCTGAAGATGCTCAAATCAAGATATGTCCTCCACATCCTGGATATTTTGGTGGACTTTGCTTTAGGTGTGGGAAAAGACAAGACGAGGAAGATGTTCCAGGGGTTGCTTTTGGTTATGTCCACAAG GGTTTGAGGCTAGGTACAACAGAAATTGACAGATTGCGTGGATCTGATTTGAAGAATTTGCTGCGCGAAAAAAAACTGATACTTATTTTAGACTTGGACCATACACTTATCAACTCGACAAAACTCCATGATATTTCTGCTGCTGAAAATAACCTGGGAATTCAGATTGCTGCATCAAAAG ACGATCCAAATGGAAGCTTGTTCACGTTAGAAGGAATGCAGATGCTTACAAAGTTGAGACCCTTTGTCCGTAAATTTCTAAAAGAAGCAAGCAATATGTTTGAGATGTATATATACACCATGGGCGACAAGGCTTATGCAATTGAAATAGCAAAGCTTCTTGACCCTCGTAATGTCTATTTTAATTCCAAAGTGATTTCAAACTCTGACTGCACACAGCGACACCAGAAAGGTCTTGATATGGTTCTTGGAGCTGAAAGTGTTGCCGTGATTCTTGATGATACTGAGTAT GTATGGCAGAAGCATAAAGAAAACCTAATTCTGATGGAGAGATATCATTACTTTGCTTCAAGCTGTCGCCAGTTTGGTTTTAGCGTCAAATCTCTGTCAGAGTTGATGCAAGATGAAAGGGGGAGTGATGGTGCTTTGGCTACTATCTTAGATGTTCTGAAGCGTATACACACGATTTTCTTTGACTTG GCTGTTGAAACTGCTCTTTCTTCACGGGATGTAAGACAG GTAATCAAGAGGGTACGGCAGGAAGTACTGCAAGGCTGCAAATTAGTCTTCAGTCGGGTGTTCCCGTCCAGTTCTCGCCCACAGGATCAGTTTATCTGGAAGATGGCCGAGCAGCTGGGAGCCATTTGCTCCGCGGACGTGGATTCCACGATCACCCATGTTGTCGCTGTGGATGTTGGAACAGATAAGGCCCGTTGGGCAGTTAAGAACAAGAAGATCCTGGTCCACCCCCGCTGGATTGAAGCCTCGAATTTCCGGTGGCACCGGCAGCAGGAGGAAGATTTCCCGGTAAAGGTAAAGAAGAATGAAAAGGATAAGGAAAATGACGTTGCTGCTGCCACTGATGCAGCGAATGGAAAGGTTAAAGAAGATGATGTTGCTGCTGCCGCCACTGATCCAGCGAATGAAAAGGATAAAGAAGACGATGTTGCTCCTGCTGCCACTGATCCAGCGAACGAAAAGGATAAAGAAAACGATGTTGCTGCTGCTGTCACTGATTCAACGAACTCATAA